Proteins co-encoded in one Arachis hypogaea cultivar Tifrunner chromosome 13, arahy.Tifrunner.gnm2.J5K5, whole genome shotgun sequence genomic window:
- the LOC112732739 gene encoding protein FAR1-RELATED SEQUENCE 5-like yields MENDGKESYKDGDQYEDLSVEYECSSDESDDMVDVTVDEAEADIINADGFEKLITDLTIEDIWGLVFDTESQVCEFYAKYAKCYRFVSRKDLKMVDANGNINTRQLVCNKAGERHWKHLKRDNRQREHRTITRVNCRARIRFILHYRMGKWKVSVFESERNHPLCPPKYRHLIAANRGLDEADKTQADSLRACGVKTCHIMGYMVSQKGGYDKVGFTSKDLHNHISKTRRGKVKDGDAFAALAYLFSKADSDLLFLGKFTLKDGRLDNLVWADGESVVDYECFGDVLAFDTTYKKNVYNKPLVIFSGTNHHGQTTIFGCALLSDKRSETFKWALKEFSEIMSENYLEAL; encoded by the coding sequence atggagaatgatggcaaAGAGTCGTATAAGGATGGTGATCAATATGAGGATTTAAGTGTTGAGTATGAGTGCAGTTCCGATGAAAGTGATGATATGGTGGATGTAACTGTAGATGAAGCAGAGGCAGATATAATTAATGCTGATGGTTTTGAAAAGTTGATAACTGATTTGACCATCGAAGACATATGGGGACTGGTGTTTGATACTGAATCTCAAGTTTGTGAATTTTATGCCAAATATGCCAAATGCTATAGATTTGTGTCCCGAAAAGACTTGAAGATGGTGGATGCTAATGGCAACATTAATACAAGACAATTGGTTTGCAATAAAGCAGGAGAAAGACATTGGAAGCACCTTAAAAGGGACAATCGGCAAAGGGAGCATAGGACAATTACTCGTGTCAACTGCAGGGCAAGGATTCGGTTCATTCTTCACTATAGAATGGGTAAGTGGAAAGTCAGTGTCTTTGAGAGTGAACGCAATCATCCACTGTGTCCACCTAAGTACAGACATCTTATTGCCGCGAATCGTGGGCTTGATGAGGCCGATAAAACACAAGCAGACAGCTTGCGAGCATGTGGTGTTAAAACTTGCCACATAATGGGTTACATGGTTTCCCAAAAAGGTGGATATGATAAAGTGGGTTTTACCAGCAAAGACTTACATAACCACATTAGTAAGACTAGGCGTGGCAAAGTGAAAGACGGTGATGCATTTGCTGCGTTGGCCTATCTGTTTTCTAAGGCAGACAGTGACCTGTTATTTCTAGGAAAGTTCACCTTAAAGGATGGTAGGTTGGATAATTTGGTGTGGGCTGATGGAGAAAGCGTTGTTGATTACGAATGTTTTGGCGATGTACTGGCTTTTGACACCACTTACAAGAAAAATGTCTACAACAAGCCCTTAGTCATATTTTCAGGGACCAACCACCATGGCCAGACAACTATCTTTGGATGCGCTCTGCTCTCAGATAAAAGGTCCGAAACTTTCAAGTGGGCACTGAAGGAATTTTCAGAAATCATGTCAGAAAACTACCTTGAGGCGTTGTGA
- the LOC112737393 gene encoding probable pectinesterase/pectinesterase inhibitor 60, with protein sequence MMNMRKIFLTLLLLSSIFTIAASRKRSSSHQKSNVDWWCNRTPHPAPCKYYMRQSHYNYYHRFKHRTEFRSVLLNVALDKALFMQKQAHSLQIQNTTMKQKTVFGDCLKLYDNTVFHLNRTIQGLKYHQTRNCTAFDAQTWLSTALTNIETCKKWANAMKISALTDPNSCPSINVSEIISNTLAVNSVFLKYQRDHLTEDYTEDAFPSWFSVTDRRLLQDSGVKANLVVAKDGSGHFRSVQAAIDAAAKRRLKTRFVIHVKRGVYKENIEVDKTNDNIMLVGDGMRNTIIASGRSVQQGYTTYSSATAGIDGLHFIARDITFMNTAGPLKGQAVALRSASDLSVFYRCSIIGYQDTLMAHAQRQFYRACYIYGTVDFIFGNAAVVFQNCVILARKPNNGQANMITAQGRGDPFQNTGISFHNCQIRAAPDLKPLVNQYNTFLGRPWQQYSRVVVMKSYIDSLVSPTGWSPWGNTNFAQSTLFYGEYKNFGPGSSTKNRVRWPGYHVLTSPAQASPFTVNSLLAGGTWLPATGVPFTSGL encoded by the exons ATGATGAATATGAGGAAAATATTCTTGACACTATTATTGCTGTCATCAATTTTCACAATTGCAGCATCAAGAAAGAGATCATCATCTCATCAAAAATCAAACGTGGATTGGTGGTGCAACCGAACACCACACCCTGCACCATGCAAGTACTACATGAGGCAAAGCCACTACAACTATTATCACAGGTTCAAGCACAGAACCGAGTTCCGTTCCGTTCTACTCAACGTGGCGCTAGACAAAGCACTCTTCATGCAAAAACAAGCACACTCTCTGCAAATCCAGAACACCACTATGAAGCAGAAAACCGTGTTCGGCGATTGCTTGAAGCTCTACGACAACACCGTCTTCCACCTCAACCGCACCATTCAAGGCCTCAAATACCATCAAACGAGAAACTGTACGGCTTTCGATGCACAAACATGGCTCAGCACTGCACTCACCAACATCGAAACCTGCAAGAAATGGGCCAATGCAATGAAGATCTCGGCCCTCACTGATCCGAATTCATGCCCCAGCATCAACGTGTCTGAGATTATAAGCAATACTCTGGCTGTGAATTCTGTGTTCTTGAAATATCAGAGAGATCATTTAACGGAGGACTACACGGAGGACGCGTTTCCGAGTTGGTTTTCGGTGACGGACAGAAGGCTGCTGCAGGATTCAGGCGTGAAGGCTAACCTTGTGGTGGCCAAAGACGGTTCGGGACACTTTAGGAGCGTGCAGGCGGCGATTGATGCGGCGGCGAAGCGGAGGTTGAAGACGAGGTTCGTGATTCACGTGAAGAGAGGGGTTTATAAAGAGAATATTGAGGTTGATAAGACGAACGATAATATCATGCTGGTTGGTGATGGCATGAGAAATACCATTATTGCCAGTGGAAGAAGCGTTCAACAAGGCTATACCACCTATAGCTCCGCCACTGCAG GAATTGATGGACTTCACTTCATTGCACGTGACATCACCTTCATGAACACGGCGGGCCCACTCAAGGGCCAAGCCGTGGCGCTCCGATCCGCCTCCGATCTCTCCGTCTTCTACCGCTGCTCCATAATTGGCTACCAAGACACCCTCATGGCTCACGCCCAGCGACAATTCTACCGAGCTTGTTACATCTACGGCACAGTTGACTTCATCTTTGGCAACGCCGCCGTTGTTTTCCAAAACTGCGTCATCCTCGCAAGAAAGCCCAATAATGGCCAGGCCAACATGATCACGGCCCAAGGTCGCGGCGACCCATTCCAAAACACAGGTATCTCATTCCACAATTGTCAGATACGGGCCGCACCCGACCTCAAGCCCCTTGTCAACCAATATAACACATTCTTGGGCCGGCCCTGGCAGCAATACTCAAGAGTTGTGGTTATGAAAAGTTATATAGATAGCTTGGTAAGCCCAACGGGCTGGTCTCCATGGGGCAACACTAATTTTGCTCAGAGTACGTTGTTCTACGGAGAGTATAAGAATTTTGGGCCTGGATCTTCTACAAAGAACAGGGTTCGGTGGCCTGGTTATCATGTTTTGACAAGCCCGGCCCAGGCTTCACCCTTTACGGTTAATAGCCTCCTTGCTGGCGGCACGTGGTTACCGGCTACTGGCGTGCCATTTACGTCTGGCCTTTGA